In Pseudonocardia sp. DSM 110487, the sequence CCCTCGATGCCCTCCGGCACGAGCTTGTCCTCGCTGAGCACGTCGTCCTGGGCGTACCGGTCCTTCGAGTAGGACTTGGTGTCGCCGCGGGACCGCATGGCACCGAGCGAGCCCATGCCGCGGTAGACCTTGAACTGCTTGCCCCCGACGAGGATCACCTCACCCGGCGACTCGGCCGTGCCCGCGAGCAGGCTCCCGAGCATCACGGTGGACGCCCCGGCCACGATCGCCTTGGTGATGTCGCCGGAGTACTGGATGCCGCCGTCGCCGATCACCGGCACGCCGGCGGCCGCGCACGCCTGCGCCGCCTCGTAGATCGCTGTGATCTGCGGCGCACCGACGCCTGCCACCACGCGGGTGGTGCAGATCGAGCCAGGGCCGACGCCGACCTTGACGGCGTCGGCGCCCGCCTCGACGAGAGCTGCGGCGCCCGCGCGGGTGGCGACGTTGCCGCCGACCACGTCGACGTTGTGGCCGACCTCTGCCTTGAGCTTGGCGACGGTCTCCAGCACGCGCCGCGAGTGGCCGTGGGCGGTGTCGACGATCAGCACGTCGACCCCGGCGTCGACCAGGTTCATCGCGCGCGCGTACCCCTCGTCCCCGACGCCGACCGCGGCCGCGACCACGAGCCGGCCGTCCGGGTCCTTCGTGGCGAGCGGGTACTTCTCCGTCTTGTTGAAGTCCTTGATCGTGATGAGGCCGCGCAGGATCCCGTCACCGTCGATGATCGGCAGCTTCTCCAGCTTGTGGCGGCGCAGCAGCCCGAGCGCGGCCTCCGCGGTGACTCCGACCCGCGCGGTGATCAGCGGGGCGTGCGTCATGACCTCGTGCACCGGCCGGGAGTGGTCCATCTCGAACCGCATGTCCCGGTTGGTGATGATCCCGACGAGGCGTCCGCCCGCGTCGGTGACCGGCACCCCGGAGATCCGGAACTTGGCGCACAGCGCGTCGACGTCGGCCAGCGTGTCGTCCGGCGAGCACGTGACCGGGTCGGTGACCATCCCGGCCTCCGACCGCTTCACGACCTCGACCTGTGCTGCCTGCTCCTCCGGTGACAGGTTGCGGTGCAGTACTCCCAATCCGCCTGCCCTTGCCATCGCGATCGCCATCCGGGACTCGGTGACGGTGTCCATCGGGGAGGACACGATCGGCACCTTCAGCCGGACGCGGCGGGTGACCTGTGTGCTCGTGTCTGCCGCGCTCGGCACGACGTCGGACTCTGCGGGCAGCAGCAACACATCGTCGAACGTCAGGCCCAGCATCGCGAACTTGGGGGCCAGTTCCTGGCTCGCGGCCTCGGTCGTCATCGCCACCATCCCGTCTCGCCTAATGACCCCGTCCGTCCATCGTATCTGCGGGTGTCGGGCCGATCACGAGGGTCGTACGAGGCCTTTGCCCGCGCCTGATCATCCGCTGGCAGCGGCGCGGGCCCGTGTGGTCGGCCCGGCGGGTCTCACGTGCGAGTATCGTGAGGTTCGTGTCACGTGATGCGCTGCCACCGGACCCGTTCGCCGGAGATCCGCACGACCCCGCGCTGTCGCTCGATGGCCCGGAGACCGTCGAGCAGGACTCGCTGAGCGAGGCCGAGCGCGACGAAGTGGTGGCCGACCTCGCCGATCTCGCCGTTTACCAGGCACTCCTCGAGGCCCGTGGAGTGCGCGGCATCGTCGTCGACTGCGGCGACTGCGGCGAGCAGCACTTCCACGAGTGGAGCCTGCTGCGCTCCAGCCTCCAGCAGCTGCTCGACGAGGGTCAGATGCGTCCCCACGAGCCGGCCTTCGACCCCGACCCCACCAACTACGTCACATGGGAGTACTGCCGCGGCTACGCCGACGCGGTGCTCTCCGACTCCTGACGGCACCGACCACTACGACGAAGCCCCCGATCTCCACCGGATCGGGGGCTTCGTCGTGTTCGAGATCAGTTGCTGGTGGGGGGAGGTTCCTCGCCGTCCGCGCTCGGGCCACCGGTATCAGGTGCCTCACCATCGCCCTCGTCGTTCTGTGGCGGTGGCGGTGACGTGGTGGGGTCGGGCTTGCCCTCCGAGGTGGCAGGCGGGTTGCCGGTCGGCTCGTCCGGCCTGCCTTCGCCGTTCCCGTTGCCGGGCGCCTGGGTGGGCCGGCTGGTGGGCGCCGAGCTGGGGTCCTCCGGGGCGACCGCTGCCCGCCGCGGGTCGGCGGTGGGGCGGGTGGTGGGCGCGCCGGTGTTCTCGTCGGGCGTGCTGGCGACCTCGGGCCCCGGCTGTCCCTCACCCGTGGCCGACGACGGGTCCGACTCTTCGGTGGTGGTCGTGGCGTCCTCGGACTCCGACGGCCGCGACTCCCGCACGCTCTCCGGCACCCGCCGGGACGGCTGCGTGGCGAGCGGCGACGCCGGGTTCACCTTCGTGCCCTCCGGGGTCTCGGCCGCCTTCGCCTGGAGGAAGTCCTGTGCCTCCGCCAGCTCGTCCTGCCCCTCCTGGGGACGCACGACCTGGAGGTCCTTCTCGGCGTGCGCGAGCTCCTGCGCGGCGAGCACCGGCTGCCCCGACGCGAGCGCGTCCTTGGCGTTCTCGATCCGCTCCTCGACGCGGGTGGCCGCCTCCACCGATTCGGCCCGCTCGCTGTAGAGCACCTTCGAGATGCCCCACAGTGCGTCGTCCGGCCGGGCATTGTAGGAGGTGACCGACACCCCACCGATCGCGAGCACGAGGAAGGCAGCGGCCGCCGCGACCGGCACCAGGTGCCGGGTGCGCCCGGACGGTGGGCGCGCGGCGAGCACCGTGGACACGGCCGTGTCGACGTCGACGAGCTCAGGGATCGGATCGCCGTCCACGTCCGCTTTCCACGCGGCGAGGATCGCGGCGACCCGATCGTCGGCGTCGTAGCCGCCCACGCCGGGGGCCGACACGGACATTCCGGCGGCGAGCGCGTTGATGAGCTCGTCGTCGGCCTGCACCGCGACCAGGTCGACCGGCTCGGCGAGCTCGCCGAAGGCGACGGGCTGTGCCTGCATGTCAGAGGGCTTCGACCCGTTGGTGCCGTTGTGGCCCCCGTTGTGGTCGTTGCGGCCGCCGCCAAAGGGGTGGCGCGTGTCGTCGGGCACTCAGACCACCTCCTCCTCGGGCATCGACTTCCGCAGGCGCGCGAGCGCCCTGTGCTGTGCCACCCGGACCGCTCCCGGGGTGGAACCGACGGCCTCCGCCGTCTCCTCGGCCGACAGACCGACGACCACGCGCAGCACGAGGATCTCCCGCTGCTTGTCGGGGAGCGTGTCGAGCAGCTTGCCCATCTCGCTCGACAGTTCGATTCGAAGCGCGCGCTGTTCGGGTCCATCGGCCGACTCGACCGCGTCCGGGATGTCCGCAACCGGCTCCGACTTGTTCCGGGTGGCCGCCCGGTGTGCGTCGATCACCTTGTGGGAGGCGATCCCGTACACGAACGCAAGGAACGGGCGTCCCTGCACGCGGTATCCGGGCAAGGCCGTGAGCACGGCCAAACACACCTCCTGTGCAACGTCGTCGGCGGAGACCGACGACCTGTCCACTCGACCCAGACGTGCCCGGCAGTAGCGCACGACCATGGGCCGGATGAGCGCAATCAGTGTCCCGACTGCCTGGTGGTCGCCCGTCATGGCACGGGCCACCAGTTCGTCGGGTACGTCTGTCTGCTCACTCATCGCGGACCGTGGTACGCGCGTTACGGAACATCTTCGGCATCATCCGTTCGTGAGGCTGACCACGGAGAGTGTTCAACCGTGCCTCATTACGGACCACCGTAGCGAAGCCGCTCGGCGGACCGGGATGGGCTACTTCGTCTGTTGAGGTAGACGCACGATGGAGGCTCTGGGTTGCCGAATCCGGACGATTACCACCCGATCGGGTGCTCAAGCCGCCGCGGGGAGGCGACACCGCGGGGGACGGAAGCGTGTCGTCGCGCACAGCGATCGACGGGCAGCGTGGTGCGGAGGAGTGGCTCGGGAGGGCAACCGGAGTGCAGCGACGGCGATCCGGCGGAGACGATCGAGCAGAGAGCGCGAGCGGGAGCGGCGCCTCAGGGCGCCGCTCCCCGCGCTCGTCGTCCCTCTCTCGTCAGGAGACGAGACCCCTGCGGAAGCCATGGGCGACGGCCTGGGCCCGGTCACGCACGCCGAGCTTGCGGAACAGCCGCCGGGCGTGGGTCTTGACCGTGTCCTCCGACAGGTAGAGCTCGCGGCCGATCTGGCCGTTGCTCTTGCCCTGGCTCATGCCGCGCAGCACCTGGAGCTCGCGCTCGGTGAGCTGCACGCCAGGGTCCGTCGGTGCACGGGGCGTCGGCACGGCCGTGCTCGCCAGCGTGTGCGCGAGCGCGGCGACCAGCTCGGGGCGCGACGCGTCCCAACGCAGGTAGCCGCGCGCACCACCGGCGATCGCGGCAGCGATGCTGCCCGCGTCGTCGGGGGCGCCGAAGACGATGACGTTGGCTTGCGGATGGGCGGCGACAAGCCGCCGCGTGGCTTCGACCCCAGTGGGCACCGCACGCTGGGTACCGACCAGAACCACGTCGACCGGCTGGCGGGAGAACCTCGCCAGCAACTCGTCCCCGTGCGCAACGCAATCGATCCGGTGCACCCCCGGCACCGCGGACATCACGCGGGTCAGGCCTTCGCGGACGCTGCGACGATCGTCGCAGATGAGTACCGTCGTCACGACGATTCCTTCCTGCAGCTTCCTGCAGCCGGGTGATGTGTCACCCCCCTCATCGGCGGGTGACCAGCTCACCTTGACACGATCAGGGCGGTTTGTGCCCTCCATTCGGGAGTGTTGCGCCAAGTGGCACTCGTCATGTGGGTGACGTAGGACCGAACGGAGTAGCTAGGTTACCGGCAGCTGAGCAAGGTGGCCCGGACCCTCCCTCATCAGGCGCCTCCCAACCGGGTCACATCGGCCCAGGATGACGCTCACCGTGGCCGTTCCGGCGTGTCGTCGGCGTGGCGCGTCGCTCGGCAGGCCGTTTGCCGACCGCTGCGCCGTTCGGGCGGCGGCGTCGTTTGCTGTCGAGACTCCGTTCGGGGCCTGTTCGAGCACATCCGCCGCGGCGTACCGGGCGGGCCAGACGAGGGGTAGCAGCCCGGCCCGATCGGCGGCGTCGCCCGCCGAGTCGAGCTCGGCGAGCAACTCGCCGGTTCCGCCGCCCGCAACCGCGCGCGCGACGGCGTGGACGATCCGCGACTTCAGCTCGTGCCGCAGCGATCCGCGGGCCTGCGCGAGCTCGAGCGCCTCCCGGGCGGGCGCAACCGCCGCCGTTGCGTCGCCGCGCAGCAGCGCGAGCTCCGCGCGTACCCAGCCGAGCCGGACCGCCGGACGCCATGCAGGGTGGCCGCGCATCGCATCGGCCGCGGTGTCGAGCAGCCGCTGCGCCTGGCCCACCGCACCGGTCCCGACCGCATCAGCGGCCAGCCCCACCAGCGCATCGACGCGCGCGGCGAGCGCGTCCGTCCCCTCGGCGTCGGGCGGCTCGGGCGGCGCCGCTGCCGCGCGCCGCAGCCCGACGGCGTCGAGCCTGCGGGCCGCGGCGTGCCCACCGAGCTGCCGGCGATGAGACGCGAGCGTGACGGCGGCGTGCGCCGCGACCGCGGGTGACACCCCGGGCGCGGCCAGCAGGTCGTCGAGGACGGCGGCGGCCGCCGCGTACCGGCCCTGGCCGCCGAGGGCGACCGCCACCAGCCACCGGTCGAGGTCCGGCATGCCCGGACGCACGCGCACGGCAGCGCCGGGGTGGGCGCCGAACGCGGCGGCACGGAGCACGTGGTTCACACGAGGACCGCGTCGCAAGCCGGCCCTATACCGACGAACGGCCCTCCCGTCGGATGGGTACCGACAGGAGGGCCGTTCGTAGGGGTGGTGGTCTCGATACGGGCCGGCGCCGGGGCGCCGGCCCTACTCGACCACCGTGAGGGGCTCAGTGGCCGTGACCGTGCCCGTGGCCGTGGCCGCCCGCTGCGGGCGCCGGGGCCTCCGGCTTGTCGACGACCGAGCTCTCGGTGGTGAGCACCATCCGGGCGATCGACGCGGCGTTCACCACGGCGGACCGGGTGACCTTGACCGGGTCGACCACGCCGTCGGCCATCAGGTCGCCGTAGGTGAGGGCGGCGGCGTTGAAGCCCTGGCCCCACTCCAGCTCCGCGACCTTGCCGACGACGACCGCGCCCTCCTGGCCACCGTTGGCGGCGATCCAGAACAGCGGCGCGCTGAGCGCCTTGCGCACGATGGTGACGCCCGTTGCCTCGTCACCGGTGAGACCGAGGCCGTCATCGAGGGCCTTGGCGGCCTGTACCAGCGCCGAACCACCGCCGGGGACGATGCCCTCCTCGACAGCGGCCCGCGTGGCCGACACTGCGTCCTCGATGCGGTGCTTGCGCTCCTTGAGGGCCGTCTCGGTAGCGGCACCGGCCTTGATGACGGCAACGCCGCCGGAGAGCTTGGCCAGCCGCTCCTGCAGCTTCTCGCGGTCCCAGTCCGAGTCGGTGTTCTCGATCTCGTTCTTGAGCTGCGTGATTCGCCCGTCGATGGCGTCCTTGGCACCGGCACCCTCGACGAGGGTGGTGTTGTCCTTGGTGACCACGACACGCCGGACGCGCCCGAGGAGGTCCAGCCCGGCCTCGGACAGCTTGAGGCCGACCTCCGGCTTGATGACCGTGGCGCCGGTGGCGACCGCGAGGTCGTCCATGAACGCCTTGCGCCGGTCACCGAAGAACGGGGACTTCACCGCGGCGACCTTGATGGTCTTGCGGATCGAGTTGACCACGAGGGTGGACAGCGCCTCGCCCTCGACGTCCTCCGCGACGATCAGCAGCGGCTTGCCCTCGCCGAGCACCTTCTCCAGCAGCGGGAGGAGGTCGGCGATCGCACCGATCTTCTCCTGGTGCAGCAGGATGTAGGCGTCCTCGAGCACGGCCTCCATCGACTCGGCGTCGGTGACGAAGTACGGCGAGAGGTAGCCCTTGTCGAACTGCAGGCCCTCGGTGATCTCCAGCTCGGTGGCGAGCGTGGAGCCCTCCTCGACGGTGATGACGCCGTCGATGCCGACCTTCTCGAGCGCCTCGCTGATCAGCGCGCCGATCTCCTCCTCGCGGGAGGCGATGGTGCCGACCTGCGCGATGGCCTTCCCCTCGACGGGGATGGCCTTCTCCTTGAGCACCTCGGCCACCTTCTCGGCGGCGAGCGAGATGCCCTTGCCGAGCGCGGTGGGGTTGGCGCCTGCCGCGACGTTGCGCAGCCCCGCCGCCACCATCGCCTGGGCGAGCACGGTGGCGGTGGTGGTTCCGTCACCGGCGACGTCGTTCGTCTTGGTGGCGACGGTCTTCGCGAGCTGGGCACCCAGGTTCTCGAACGGGTCTTCCAGGTCGATCTCGCGGGCGATGGTGACGCCGTCGTTGGTGACGGTCGGACCACCGAACTTCTTGTCCAGCACGACGTGACGACCGCGCGGGCCGAGGGTGACCTTGACCGCGTCGGCCAGCTGGTTCACCCCGCGCTCCAGCGCCCGGCGCGCCGTCTCGTCGAAGCTGATCTGCTTCGGCATGCCTGCCTCTCTCTTCAGCTCTCAGCCGAACACGCCGCCGCCCCGGCGGCCCGCTCGGTCGAGGGACCACCGGGGCGGCGGCGACACGGAGTGGTGGATCAGTTGACGACCGCGAGCACGTCGCGGGCGGAGAGGATGAGGTACTCCTCGCCGTTGTACTTGACCTCGGTGCCGCCGTACTTCGAGTAGATGACGACGTCGCCGACGCTCACGTCGAGCGGGACGCGGTTGCCGTTGTCGTCGATGCGACCCGGTCCGACCGCGAGGACCTTGCCCTCCTGGGGCTTCTCCTTGGCCGTGTCCGGGATGACGATGCCGGACGCGGTGGTGGTCTCGGCCTCGCTGGCCTGGACGACGATCTTGTCCTCGAGCGGCTTGATGTTCGCCACTTGATGACCTCCCCTTCCTGGGGTGCATGCACTCGCTGAATGGGTTCTGGTGGACAGCGCGCGGGCGCCCCGTCGTCGCGGGTGCCGGAGCGTCCGGGCCGTTCCGCTGGCACTCTACCCATGAGAGTGCCAACGCTCAACGCCGACACCCTTGCCGCGTCTGCGCTCCGTCGCCGCTGCTCGTAGGCTTGCCGACCATGGTGAAGATCGGCTCGAGCGACCTCGACGTCACCCGGCTGTGCCTCGGCGGCAACGTCTTCGGCTGGACGGCCGACCGCGATACGTCCTTCGCCGTGCTCGATGCGTACGTCGCCGCCGGCGGGAACTTCGTCGACACCGCCGACTCCTACTTCTGGCGCGCGCCGGGCAACTCCGGCGGCGAGTCCGAGGCGCTCATCGGGGAGTGGATGGACTCCCGCGGCAACCGCGACGCGGTTGTCGTCGCCACGAAGGTGGGTTCGTGGCCGGAGCGCAAGGGGCTGTCCGCGAAGAACATCGCCGAGGCGGTCGAGGACTCGCTCCGACGGCTGCGCACCGACTACATCGACCTCTACTACGCGCACCGCGACGACCCCGACACCGCGCAGGAGGAGACCGCCGACGCGTTCGACGCGCTCGTGCGAGCCGGCAAGGTGCGCGCGATCGGTGCCTCCAACTTCACGACGGAGCGCCTCCGGTCGGCGCTGGAGATCTCCGCACGGGACGGCCTCGCCTCCTACGTGGCGCTACAGCCGCACTACAACCTCATGGAACGCGCGGAGTACGAGAACGCGCTCGCTCCGCTCGTCGAGAGCGAGGGCCTCGCCTGCATGCCGTACTACGCGCTCGCGAAGGGCTTCCTCACCGGCAAGTACCGGCCCGACACCCCGGTCGAGAGCCAGCGCTCCGAGGGAGCGCTCGCCTACCTCGACGACCGCGGCCGCGCGGTGCTCGCCGTGCTGGACGAGATCGCGGCCGGCCACCGGGTCCCCGTTCCGGCCGTCGCGCTCGCCTGGCTCGCCGGCCAGCCCACCGTCACCGCGCCGATTGCGAGCGCCCGTACCCCCGAGCAGCTGGACGCGCTGCTGCCGATGCTGGGCCTGCGGCTCACGGACGATGAGCTACGACTGCTCGCCCACGTCTCGGCGTAGTGTCCCGACGCTCTGTGGAGCGCGTCGCTCGCTGCACCACTGCCACGCCCGCGAGCGTGATGGCCAGGCCGGCCAACGTCTGCGGCTCCAGCGGCTGCCCGAGTACCGGAACGGCGAGTACTGCAGTCACCGGCGGAACGAGGTAGAGCAGCCCGCTGACCGCCGCCGCCGTGCCCCTGCGCAGCAGCACGAAGAGCAGCACGAAGCCGACGCTAGTTCGCGGAGCTGACCGTCCTCGACCCGACCGGCTGACGGGCTCGCACACCGACTCCGTGCCCACATCAACCGAGGTCGGTGTGGACGCGGAAGTCGATGTGCGAGCGGCCACCGCCGTCAGACCGGCTCCGCCCAGACGATGAGATTGTCCTCGTAGCTGCGCAGCCTTGCGTCGAACGGGCCACCGCAGGTGATCAGTGCGAGCCGCCGCTTCCCATCGGTGTCGAAGAGCTCGGCAGGCAGCTGCGACTTGGTCACCTGCTGGGTGTCGGTCACTTCGAACCTCCACGGGTTGCCCAGACCGTCGACGACCGTGATCCGGTCCCCCGCGCCCATGTCCTTCAGCTTCGCGAAGACGCCGAGCCCCGCCACCGCCGAGTCGACGTGACCGGCGATCAGCGTGGTGCCGCGGGGCGCACCCATGGGGGAGCTGCCGATCCACCAGCCGAGCTTCGAGATGTCCTCCGGAACGGCGAGGAAGCCGTCATCGGCGACGTCGGCAAGGGCCACCGGCGCCGGCGATGCACCTTCGAGCTCCACGGTCGCCGGTGGCACTTGGGCCACGTCCTCGGCCGCCGACGGAGTCGACGGAGCCCCGCTCTCGGTGGCCACCGGCGCGCTGGGCAGTGGTGGAGCCGATCCAGCAGCGGGGAGCGAGCCGCACGCCGTCAGGAACACGGCCAGCAGCATCGCCGTGACCGCCGCCGCCCCACCGCCCGGACGGATCCGGGTGGCGGGGCGGCGAAGCGTGCCGTCGATCATCGGGTGCGGTCGGCCCGGCGCCGCATGAAAAGCGCTCCACCGGACGCGAGGAGGACGAGCGCGCCGCAGACGGCGACCGAGGTACCGGCCCAGCCGTCGTCCGCGGCCTGCCCGCCGGTGCCGGTGTTGATCACGTCGGGCTTGTCGGGGTCGCCCGTGAGCTGGCCGCGTGCAACGCCTGACGGCGGCTGGAAGCTGTCGGAGTGAACGTTGAGGTACCAGTTCTCCGGGTTGTTGATGATCCGTTCCGCAAGGCCGGGATCGATCTCCACGGTGGCAGACGTGCCGTCGTTGATCGCGTCGTTGTCGAGTGTGACGACGACGTCGCCGTTTTCGCCCTTGGCGCCGCGGTGGATATGACCTGCGGTGATGGTTTCGCTGTTGCCGCTGACACTGACCGTGTAGTTCAACTCCCCATCGGTGTTGAGCTGGAAGCTGCCGGTGACCTTCGCTCCGTCCTCGCCGCTGCCGGCCGGCACCTCTTGCTCGCCGGAGCCCGACACGCTGAGCGTGACCCAGTCGGACTGTGCGGACGCGATCGAGGTGAAGCCGAGCAGTCCTGCCGCGCTGAGCGCGGTGAGCACCGCGGCAGTGCTGAGCAGACGTCGAAACCTCATCAAAGCTCCTTCGGTGGGGAAAGCGGCCATCTCGACCGCACCGATATCCCCCACACGGTCGCTCTGCCGGATTGGTTCACGGCATTCGCCGCTTTCGACCCGGTTCCAGTTCGCCGACTCAGAAGCGCCGTTCGGCGCATTCCGCGCAAAGGAGCAGATTCGAGTGGGCCATTCGGCCGATGCGCGACTCCTCGCTCACACCCACATCGGTCCCGACAATCGCATGCAGTCGGTGTGCGTCCGGAGTGGACGTGCAACACCGCGCAGGGCGTCAGCCCACCAGCACCTCGGTGACCGGCAGCGACGAGTCCGCCGGCAGGTCGGCGCGGCTCGGCTTCGCGCCTGCCGCGAACAGGTGGGCGCCCAGCGCTGCCACCATCGCCCCGTTGTCCGTGCACAGGCCGGGGCGGGGCACCCGCAGCCGGATGCCGGCGGCGGCACAGCGTTCCTCGGCCAGCACGCGCAGCCGCGAGTTGGCCGCCACCCCTCCACCGAGCAACAACGTCTCCATTCCGCGCTCGCGGGCCGCGCGCACGGCCTTGGCCGTCAGCACGTCGACCACGGATTCCTGGAAGCTCGCTGCCACGTCGGCCACCGGAACCGGGGTGCCGGCCCGTTCGAGGGCCTCGACGTGGCGCGCGACGGCCGTCTTCAGCCCGGAGAAGGAAAAGTCGAACGGTGCGTCCCGCGGGCCGGTGAGGCCGCGGGGGAACGCGATCGCGGCGGGGTCGCCGTCGCGGGCAACGCGGTCGATGTGCGGCCCACCGGGGAACGGCAGCCCGAGCAGGCGCGCGACCTTGTCGAACGCCTCGCCCGCCGCGTCGTCGATCGTGGCGCCGAGCGGGGTGACCGGGCCGGCGAGGTCGGGCACGTCGAGGAGGCTCGAGTGCCCGCCGGAGACGAGCAGCGCGAGACACGGTGGCAACGGGCCGTGCTGCAGCGTGTCGACGGCGACGTGTGCGGCCAGGTGGTTCACCCCGTACAGCGGCACATCCCACGCGGCGGCGTAGGCCTTCGCGGCTGCGACGCCGACGAGCAGGGCGCCGGTGAGCCCCGGGCCAGCCGTGACCGCGACAGCCTCGACGTCCCGGCCGGTCACGCCCGCGGTGGTGAGCGCGCGGTGCACGGCGGGCACCATCGCCTGCAGGTGCGCCCGCGACGCCACCTCGGGCACCACGCCACCGAACCGCGCGTGCTCGTCCACCGAGGAGGCCACTTCGTTGGCGAGCAGCTCCACCCCGCCCGCGTCGTCGAGCCGCACCACGCCGACGCCCGTCTCGTCGCAGGACGTCTCGATCCCCAGGACGATCATGCTCCGCGCTCCCGCCGCATCGTGTACGCGTCCGCGCCGCTGGGCCGGTAGTAGCGCTTGCGCAGGCCGATGACCGTGAAGCCCTCTGCCTCGTAGAGCGCCCGCGCGGCCTCGTTGTCGGTGCGGACCTCGAGGAACACGGTGGCGCCCAGCTCGTCGGCCACCGTGAGCAGCCCGCGCAACAGCGCGCGGCCGATGCCGCGACGCTGGTGGGCGGGGTCGACGCCGATCGTGTGGATCTCCGCCTCGGCCTGCGGGGGCCCGGCCACGAACCCGAGCCCCGCGTACCCGACGAGCAGCTCCCCGTCCCGCGCGGCCAGGTACGGGTGGCCGGCCGCCAGCTCGTCGCGGAACGCGCGCTCGCTCCACGGGTCGTCGCCGGGGAAGAGCAGCCGCTCCAGCTCTGCGCAGCGCGCCGCGTCCTTCTCACGCAGCGCGTCGATCTGCACCGAGCTATTGGGCGCCGGGGCCGGCATCAGGCGCTCACCCGCTTGCGGGTGCCGGGCTCCACGGCGTCGGGGCGGCGCAGGTACAGCGGCACGAGCGGGTCCGGCGCCGTGCCCGCACGCAGGACTGGTGCCGCCACGGCGACGAGCCCGGTGGGCGACGGCGACTCCGGCGGGCGCACCGGCAGCCCCACCGACGGAGCCGACCCGCCCGCCGCGGCCACCGCCCCGAGCTCACGCGCCCGCTCGGCCACCGCGGCCGGGGCTTGGACGTGCGGTCCGTCGACCCGCGCCCCGGACTCGTCGTACGCGGCCCAGTAGAACTCGCGGCGCCGCGCGTCCGTGACGACGACGAGCGGGCCTTCGCCTGCCGCGTCGACCGCGATCGCGTCGAGCGAGCACACGCCGTGCACCGGAACACCGAGCGCGTCACCCAGGGCCGCGGCGGTGACCATGCCGACCCGCAACCCGGTGAACGGGCCCGGTCCCGTCCCCACGACCACGGCGTCGACGCCGCGCAACGTCGTGCCGGCGTCGCCGCACACCGCCTGCACGGCCGGCATCAACAGCTCGGCGTGCTTGCGGGCGTCATGCTCCACGCGCGCGGCCCGCAGCAGGACGGCGTCAGCGGTCAGCTCGACGACACCCGCGGTGACGGCGGGCGTGGCGGTGTCGATGGCCAGGACCAGCACACACCTGAGCCTACGAGA encodes:
- a CDS encoding response regulator transcription factor, which codes for MTTVLICDDRRSVREGLTRVMSAVPGVHRIDCVAHGDELLARFSRQPVDVVLVGTQRAVPTGVEATRRLVAAHPQANVIVFGAPDDAGSIAAAIAGGARGYLRWDASRPELVAALAHTLASTAVPTPRAPTDPGVQLTERELQVLRGMSQGKSNGQIGRELYLSEDTVKTHARRLFRKLGVRDRAQAVAHGFRRGLVS
- a CDS encoding DUF5319 domain-containing protein — its product is MRFVSRDALPPDPFAGDPHDPALSLDGPETVEQDSLSEAERDEVVADLADLAVYQALLEARGVRGIVVDCGDCGEQHFHEWSLLRSSLQQLLDEGQMRPHEPAFDPDPTNYVTWEYCRGYADAVLSDS
- a CDS encoding sigma-70 family RNA polymerase sigma factor, producing the protein MSEQTDVPDELVARAMTGDHQAVGTLIALIRPMVVRYCRARLGRVDRSSVSADDVAQEVCLAVLTALPGYRVQGRPFLAFVYGIASHKVIDAHRAATRNKSEPVADIPDAVESADGPEQRALRIELSSEMGKLLDTLPDKQREILVLRVVVGLSAEETAEAVGSTPGAVRVAQHRALARLRKSMPEEEVV
- a CDS encoding anti-sigma-D factor RsdA; amino-acid sequence: MPDDTRHPFGGGRNDHNGGHNGTNGSKPSDMQAQPVAFGELAEPVDLVAVQADDELINALAAGMSVSAPGVGGYDADDRVAAILAAWKADVDGDPIPELVDVDTAVSTVLAARPPSGRTRHLVPVAAAAAFLVLAIGGVSVTSYNARPDDALWGISKVLYSERAESVEAATRVEERIENAKDALASGQPVLAAQELAHAEKDLQVVRPQEGQDELAEAQDFLQAKAAETPEGTKVNPASPLATQPSRRVPESVRESRPSESEDATTTTEESDPSSATGEGQPGPEVASTPDENTGAPTTRPTADPRRAAVAPEDPSSAPTSRPTQAPGNGNGEGRPDEPTGNPPATSEGKPDPTTSPPPPQNDEGDGEAPDTGGPSADGEEPPPTSN
- the groL gene encoding chaperonin GroEL (60 kDa chaperone family; promotes refolding of misfolded polypeptides especially under stressful conditions; forms two stacked rings of heptamers to form a barrel-shaped 14mer; ends can be capped by GroES; misfolded proteins enter the barrel where they are refolded when GroES binds), which codes for MPKQISFDETARRALERGVNQLADAVKVTLGPRGRHVVLDKKFGGPTVTNDGVTIAREIDLEDPFENLGAQLAKTVATKTNDVAGDGTTTATVLAQAMVAAGLRNVAAGANPTALGKGISLAAEKVAEVLKEKAIPVEGKAIAQVGTIASREEEIGALISEALEKVGIDGVITVEEGSTLATELEITEGLQFDKGYLSPYFVTDAESMEAVLEDAYILLHQEKIGAIADLLPLLEKVLGEGKPLLIVAEDVEGEALSTLVVNSIRKTIKVAAVKSPFFGDRRKAFMDDLAVATGATVIKPEVGLKLSEAGLDLLGRVRRVVVTKDNTTLVEGAGAKDAIDGRITQLKNEIENTDSDWDREKLQERLAKLSGGVAVIKAGAATETALKERKHRIEDAVSATRAAVEEGIVPGGGSALVQAAKALDDGLGLTGDEATGVTIVRKALSAPLFWIAANGGQEGAVVVGKVAELEWGQGFNAAALTYGDLMADGVVDPVKVTRSAVVNAASIARMVLTTESSVVDKPEAPAPAAGGHGHGHGHGH
- the guaB gene encoding IMP dehydrogenase, yielding MTTEAASQELAPKFAMLGLTFDDVLLLPAESDVVPSAADTSTQVTRRVRLKVPIVSSPMDTVTESRMAIAMARAGGLGVLHRNLSPEEQAAQVEVVKRSEAGMVTDPVTCSPDDTLADVDALCAKFRISGVPVTDAGGRLVGIITNRDMRFEMDHSRPVHEVMTHAPLITARVGVTAEAALGLLRRHKLEKLPIIDGDGILRGLITIKDFNKTEKYPLATKDPDGRLVVAAAVGVGDEGYARAMNLVDAGVDVLIVDTAHGHSRRVLETVAKLKAEVGHNVDVVGGNVATRAGAAALVEAGADAVKVGVGPGSICTTRVVAGVGAPQITAIYEAAQACAAAGVPVIGDGGIQYSGDITKAIVAGASTVMLGSLLAGTAESPGEVILVGGKQFKVYRGMGSLGAMRSRGDTKSYSKDRYAQDDVLSEDKLVPEGIEGRIPFRGPLALVVHQLVGGLRSGMGYAGAQTIEQLQRAQLVRITAAGLKESHPHDITMTVEAPNYSAR
- the groES gene encoding co-chaperone GroES; protein product: MANIKPLEDKIVVQASEAETTTASGIVIPDTAKEKPQEGKVLAVGPGRIDDNGNRVPLDVSVGDVVIYSKYGGTEVKYNGEEYLILSARDVLAVVN